The following coding sequences are from one Ruminococcus flavefaciens AE3010 window:
- a CDS encoding DUF4190 domain-containing protein produces MDNNYNNDQPNGFDSPPNLTPDPETQQNSFDSQPSVTPSPETQQNDTAGQPNAAPDFNQAPMGDSYNGNAPYNAPFNGSAPTSAGGPKGKAIASMVLGIVAVVLGCCILTRWIGIICAIIGLALGGIAIKKNEDGRGMAIAGLVCSIIAIAWFLLGLILLAAGSAPLGLAAFS; encoded by the coding sequence ATGGATAACAATTACAACAACGATCAGCCAAATGGCTTCGACAGTCCGCCAAATTTGACGCCTGATCCTGAGACACAGCAGAACAGCTTTGACAGTCAGCCAAGTGTGACACCAAGTCCTGAGACACAGCAAAACGACACTGCCGGTCAGCCTAACGCAGCACCTGATTTCAATCAGGCACCTATGGGGGATTCTTATAACGGAAATGCACCCTACAATGCTCCTTTCAACGGAAGCGCTCCTACATCAGCGGGCGGTCCTAAGGGCAAGGCGATCGCTTCAATGGTACTCGGTATTGTTGCAGTTGTTCTGGGCTGCTGCATCCTTACAAGATGGATAGGTATCATATGCGCTATTATCGGTCTTGCACTCGGTGGTATAGCTATCAAAAAGAATGAGGACGGCAGAGGAATGGCTATTGCAGGTCTGGTTTGCAGCATAATCGCAATTGCATGGTTCCTTTTAGGTCTTATTCTTCTTGCAGCAGGTTCAGCTCCGTTAGGTTTAGCTGCATTTTCATAA
- a CDS encoding ABC transporter substrate-binding protein: protein MKKTFTTRITALTAALTVIVGSAASCGKRDNDSEGRSKTTKELMAASYKAVEIDTDVDDVQSIDRIDENRILLGSADGRSNSPTFYISDNDFQNCEQIDIDWGIKESDDVYFNTAYSPDGEILAFATFCDYGDKEKPNFEDPNFDYENFDFEEFYSNVTYSYKLYAVDLEGNIKSKTDITGLEEYEDEDGNINIGRMFPCGGGKIICETYMGETDAIIINSDGKVGGELDGLDATYIDSVAVLDDKTVGVAGYFKDADTAVKMLDIDTMKPTGDVIDLKKAGLSDNTGTLFRGNGDYKFLMSTSTALCGVKEDGSGVEIINWLDSDFGNGDASSIISMDNGDYVVAYQDYSSMTASYGLYRLTKRDISEIENTKVLTIGVMYDNWSVKQMVSDFNKSHDGVRFKMVDYSKYDEYDMENDKRISSGEEQLKKDIVSGNAPDMIVCQNLAIIKNLANKGLFVDLNDYLSKDSDIHTDDIMPNILEACKVGGKMLSIPTSFNVETYAIKEKNFDKDTWTIDEMIDTYSKMPEGTSLTALDSKESITEMIISSLSSCIDYEKRTCSFDTPEFKKILDFANKFPKQDDIIDWDDNDAVNEIYNSDNFMKDKQLIENVYIYSFEMYISQFKGRFGNDKVKFIGLPSVGGNGGVISLSENLSILADSSDKDTCWELIKEFFKESDEEDEDSQMMYMNGLSTIKSKFDKMADAATKKPYYIDENGKKIEYNYTYYDQSKNKAVDIDPLTEEEKNELVDYITNATVVADEFDPEIQNIIIEEAEAFFEGEKTSDEIIKNLQSRVSLLLSEQG, encoded by the coding sequence ATGAAAAAAACATTTACGACCAGAATCACAGCATTAACAGCAGCATTAACAGTTATCGTCGGCTCGGCAGCTTCATGCGGCAAAAGAGACAACGACAGCGAGGGAAGATCGAAGACAACAAAGGAGCTCATGGCAGCTTCCTACAAGGCAGTGGAAATAGACACTGATGTGGACGATGTCCAGAGCATTGACAGGATCGACGAGAACAGGATACTTCTCGGTTCGGCTGATGGAAGAAGCAATAGTCCCACATTCTATATCTCTGACAATGATTTCCAGAACTGTGAGCAGATCGATATCGACTGGGGCATAAAGGAGAGCGATGATGTTTACTTCAATACAGCCTACAGCCCTGACGGCGAGATACTGGCATTTGCAACATTCTGTGACTACGGTGACAAGGAGAAGCCGAATTTCGAGGATCCGAATTTCGATTATGAAAACTTTGACTTTGAAGAGTTTTACAGCAACGTAACATACAGCTATAAGCTTTATGCAGTCGATCTTGAAGGAAATATCAAGTCAAAAACAGATATTACAGGCCTTGAAGAATATGAAGATGAAGACGGTAACATTAACATCGGACGCATGTTCCCATGCGGCGGCGGAAAGATCATCTGCGAGACTTATATGGGCGAGACAGATGCTATCATCATAAACTCTGACGGAAAGGTCGGGGGCGAGCTCGACGGACTCGATGCCACCTATATCGACAGCGTTGCAGTGCTTGATGACAAGACCGTCGGTGTAGCAGGCTATTTCAAGGACGCTGATACCGCTGTCAAAATGCTTGACATTGATACGATGAAGCCCACAGGCGACGTTATCGACCTGAAGAAAGCAGGACTTTCAGATAATACAGGTACACTGTTCAGAGGCAACGGCGATTATAAGTTCCTTATGAGTACTTCTACGGCTCTCTGCGGAGTCAAGGAGGACGGAAGCGGCGTTGAGATCATCAACTGGCTGGATTCCGACTTTGGAAACGGCGATGCAAGCTCAATAATCTCCATGGATAACGGCGATTATGTAGTTGCGTATCAGGATTACAGCAGCATGACAGCCAGCTACGGACTGTACAGACTTACAAAACGTGACATTTCAGAGATCGAGAATACAAAGGTACTCACTATCGGCGTTATGTACGATAACTGGAGCGTAAAGCAGATGGTATCCGACTTCAACAAGTCTCACGACGGCGTTCGCTTCAAGATGGTGGATTACAGCAAGTATGATGAATACGACATGGAAAACGACAAGAGGATAAGCTCGGGAGAAGAGCAGCTCAAAAAGGATATCGTTTCAGGCAACGCTCCCGATATGATAGTATGCCAGAATCTGGCTATCATCAAGAATCTGGCAAACAAGGGACTTTTCGTTGACCTCAACGATTATCTCTCAAAGGACAGCGATATCCATACCGACGACATTATGCCCAATATCCTTGAGGCATGCAAGGTCGGCGGCAAGATGCTCTCAATTCCCACATCATTCAACGTAGAGACATATGCTATCAAGGAAAAGAACTTTGATAAGGATACATGGACTATCGACGAGATGATCGATACATACAGTAAGATGCCCGAGGGAACATCTCTCACTGCCCTTGACTCCAAGGAGTCCATTACCGAGATGATAATCAGCTCTCTCAGCAGCTGTATCGACTACGAAAAGAGGACCTGCAGCTTTGACACTCCCGAGTTCAAGAAGATACTCGACTTTGCAAACAAGTTCCCCAAGCAGGACGATATTATCGACTGGGACGACAACGATGCTGTTAATGAGATCTACAACAGTGACAACTTCATGAAGGATAAGCAGCTCATCGAGAATGTTTATATTTATAGTTTTGAAATGTACATTTCTCAGTTCAAGGGCAGATTCGGCAACGACAAGGTCAAGTTTATCGGCTTGCCTTCAGTAGGCGGAAACGGCGGCGTTATCTCACTGTCAGAGAATCTTTCTATCCTTGCGGATTCTTCCGATAAGGACACCTGCTGGGAGCTCATCAAGGAATTCTTCAAGGAATCTGATGAAGAGGATGAGGATTCACAGATGATGTATATGAACGGACTTTCCACTATCAAGTCCAAGTTCGATAAGATGGCTGATGCTGCTACAAAGAAGCCTTACTATATAGACGAAAACGGCAAGAAGATAGAGTACAACTACACATACTACGATCAGAGCAAGAACAAGGCAGTTGATATTGATCCTCTCACTGAGGAAGAGAAGAATGAGCTGGTAGACTATATCACCAATGCTACAGTTGTTGCAGATGAGTTTGATCCTGAGATACAGAATATCATCATAGAAGAAGCCGAGGCTTTCTTTGAGGGTGAAAAAACATCTGACGAGATCATCAAGAATCTCCAGAGCCGTGTTTCTCTGCTTCTCAGCGAGCAGGGCTGA
- a CDS encoding ABC transporter permease produces the protein MKKRFRPVYAVIAAVNAAAVAGALILTAAGSSAARSQRYNYAHDRWKNGSKGDYSQVSCFFSEDAGFDRNEAAGVKSRLMGKLKEAAIEPKETQKLVPDAYSASAGKVTVTGDIGKRSEAEITVAGGDFFLFRSFDLVSGAFFSDDDLMQDGVVVDRQLAWNLYGTDNVAGSSIYINNVKLYISGVIELPRTDAEERCISSTPMAYISYYAAELVFGSGPEEGGGDKAGFRKITCYEFISPEPVENFLYNFAKEDLSELYRGQISIVDNKERFVPDKRVKALKRLEDSVVRKDKIVYPFWENASRMVEFKLSFIYGGRRLLLAIPLITLIWLIIMAYRTFTRKKKELGKAAVSFVSAKMSSLRKKNSRSTEENKESSATEKQEQTKESKI, from the coding sequence ATGAAAAAAAGATTCAGACCTGTTTATGCGGTCATCGCCGCGGTGAATGCCGCCGCAGTTGCAGGAGCGCTGATACTCACGGCAGCGGGGAGCAGCGCTGCAAGGTCACAGCGTTACAACTACGCCCATGACCGCTGGAAAAACGGCAGCAAGGGAGATTACTCACAGGTGAGCTGCTTTTTCAGCGAGGACGCAGGCTTTGACAGGAATGAGGCAGCAGGCGTCAAGTCAAGACTGATGGGCAAGCTTAAAGAGGCTGCCATAGAGCCTAAGGAGACACAGAAGCTTGTCCCCGACGCATACAGCGCTTCGGCGGGAAAGGTCACGGTAACTGGCGATATCGGAAAGCGCTCGGAAGCAGAGATTACCGTGGCGGGAGGAGATTTCTTCCTGTTCAGGAGCTTCGATCTTGTCAGCGGCGCATTTTTCTCTGACGACGATCTTATGCAGGACGGAGTGGTCGTTGACCGACAGCTTGCATGGAATCTGTACGGCACGGACAATGTGGCAGGCAGCAGCATATACATAAACAACGTTAAGCTATATATTTCGGGAGTCATTGAACTGCCCCGAACTGATGCCGAGGAGCGCTGTATCAGCAGTACTCCCATGGCGTATATATCATACTATGCAGCAGAGCTTGTATTCGGCAGCGGTCCCGAAGAGGGCGGCGGAGATAAAGCCGGGTTCAGAAAGATCACCTGCTACGAATTTATCAGTCCCGAGCCTGTTGAGAATTTCCTTTATAACTTTGCAAAAGAGGATCTCAGCGAACTATACAGGGGGCAGATAAGCATAGTCGACAACAAGGAGCGATTTGTACCCGACAAGAGGGTCAAGGCTCTGAAACGGCTTGAGGACAGCGTTGTCCGTAAGGACAAGATAGTCTATCCGTTCTGGGAGAATGCTTCAAGAATGGTGGAATTCAAGCTTTCATTCATCTACGGAGGGCGCAGGCTTCTCCTTGCTATACCGCTTATAACGCTGATATGGCTGATAATCATGGCATACAGGACGTTTACGCGAAAGAAAAAAGAGCTCGGAAAGGCTGCGGTAAGCTTTGTATCGGCGAAGATGTCATCGCTGAGAAAAAAGAACAGCCGCAGCACGGAAGAGAACAAAGAAAGCTCCGCAACAGAAAAACAGGAGCAAACAAAAGAAAGTAAAATATAA